TGTAATAAAATTAATGACAAGACATTTTTTACCTTATGGAGTCTCTAAGTGAAGCAACATTAGTCATTAGGTCCCAATTAATTACTCTAATTAGAGAATGATTATCTccatatttaaaacttttattagaATTCTTTACACATTAATCAAAGGCCAAAAGCATGGtgaatttttcatgaaattttggtATTCGAATAatttgagaatattttttttttgcctacCATTGttatggaatttttttttggagataaaagaaagaatattGGTGAACAAAATGATTCTTTTAAAGTGGAGGGTGCTCAAAAGAAGGAACATATTCCTTTTATCACTTCTTgtgtatgttatttttataaaataatatatccaATTTGATTCTTCTAAGTTCTTAAAATAGCCCTATATTTTCAACTAGTGTAACATATTATGACCTATTTCATGCTAAgagtatattaatatattatcaCTTAAAGTACGTGGTCTTTAATTAATGagtgtaattctttttttttttagttgtgtTTTCTTTTGAGAGGAGTTGTGGAGTGCGCTAGAAGTCGGTCGTTATAGCTTTGTTATTTAACGTAATAAATGAGTGATTTTGGATTGGTAGAATGAATTGAATCAATAAATGATTGTCGGATATTTTTATTGAAGAATTAGTTGAATTAACGTATGACGTAGTTAggacttttcaaattttatttgatcaGAGAGAATCAAGATGAATTCGACAACtcatgtaaaaaattatttattttgtttattttctaataatttatttgattaacaaaaaaagcttctcttcttcttatatatatatatcaataaaagATTATCTCAATATTTTGATTACTTTTCTCATGGGTCCATTTTGTTAACGTACTTCGCCtaaatcaattcaatttttatatgtGTTGAATTCGGACAGAATAATCAAAAAACAAGTCATATTTATGGGCTAATTTTGTCATCATAACGTTTTAACTCTACAAGTGTATTTTGCGACTTAATGTAAGTTTATAAcctatttgatcaattttttaaaatctgcttattttaaaaagtatgttACATGTCTCAGAATACAGAAAATGTACTTTGAGATTACTACAGATTACCCAAGGCGTGATTTTTGTCCAAATATATGATTCATGACATGAAGATTTTAGGTTAAAATTATGTCCCGCTTAATCAATTAAACATTGTTCAATCAGAATAAAAGGTCAGATCCAAATTTTGGTATTCCAAAAACAACTAAATTGTAACCAAAAGTATCCTTTTgttcaactttttcattttatcaaaGAATAGAGTATCATCTTGCTCTTTaagttaaatataaataaagagaACAATTATTCAAACAAAgctaaagaaattaaatttgatcattttaGCATAATGTAATTGCCCAACACATACAAAaatgatccaaaaaaaaaaaaaatccacccTTTTGCATTAACCTCCCTGTTTTTTCTCAACCATTATTTAACATTTTACAACAAACCAAGAAGATCCAAGGATTCTCCATGAATCAATTAAAACCAACAAAAGATTGTAACATCGTACATTAACACGAACACGATGAACAATCCCAACGCGTTAATCAACAGAACCCCtgcaagaaaaaagaaaaaaaaacgcaCGCTAGCTCTTGTGAATACGACAGaactaaaatatcatataaGCGCAAAGATTAAATTGATCATACATACCAATGTGCCATGGAACATTTCTGAAGCTGTTACTCCAAGATGATCCAAGGAAACAATCGTTCGTCGTGTTGAATCCACTAGGGCAATTGCATACAAATGAACTATAAGGTCCTCCATATCCACAAACACCATTGCTTTTTTCACAATTAGCACACATATCAGGATAATCATTGTTGAAATTGAACTTGTATTTCAACGCGATCCCATATTTCCATACTTGAGGATTCAATTCTTCGCCACTAAAGCCGTATAAAGCAGAGTATGATGAACACTGCAACTTATTTAAGTCCATCTCAAACGCGGGACCAAGATCAACAGGTGTGTAAACACAACAAGTTGAAATTGGTAAATTGAGTCTACTAATAGCTTGACAAGAATATAATAAGCCACAAACAGGGGCACCCTGAGAGTCACACATAGGGAAAGTTGAGTTAGTCCCTTCATTATTCGATTTGTAGATTGACGAAGAATCAGTTGCACAATCAAGCAACGCGAAAACTGTTTGATCATGAAAGGTAAAAGGCGCGTTAGCGTCTAGACTAAAGCCTTTACTTGGTTGTGTACAAGCACATGTTGACATAGAAGGGTCAGTAATGTACATGATTTGGTGGTCGTAGTCTATGGATGTAACAGGATAACATCCTGTGTGTGTCTTGAAAGAGAGTTGTTGATTGTTGCAGATAACATAAGGTTGAAATCGCGGATCGCCACAGCCAGGACCAGTGCCAAAAGGGTATTTGATTGGTATATTGCCACATGATTTTTGACAAGTTTGTGATGTGATTAGTGAAGGAAGAAGAAGTATGAATATAATGCAAGAGATCAGGAAgttcatgttttggttttgaatatgaaaatgtaGAGAAGGCAAGGGAGGGGAGGGAGGAAGTGAAATGTGGAAGAGTAGtggtatataaatataaatgtataaggTCTAAAGGTAGTGTCAAATTGATCTTATTTTATGGCCTTATGGGGATTGTTCCTTTTTCTTGGACTTGGTAATGCATAGTATTAAAAAGTCTCAATGTTTGAGATATCCCGGGAGAAATCACGAGGTTTCACGTTTTAAATAAAGTGAGTTCTTTTTGTTTATTCAAATGGATAGAATTATTCAACATTCGTGTTGGTGGGAGGTAGAGGTGGACAATGGACATATATCGTCGAAAATTAAATTTTCGAATCAAAGTTTGATTGTGATATCGAATCAAGAGTTATCCAACATTTGCGTCGGTGGGAGGTAGAGGTGGACAATGGACATATATCACCGATAATTTAATTTCCAAATCGAAGTTTGATTTATGATACTGAATCAAGAGCTCTTTCTGTTTGTTCAAATTTTGATGGATAGAGTTATCCAGCATTTATGCTGGTGGGAGGTCGAGGTGGACGATGAACATATATCACCGAAAATTGAATTTTTCGAATCGAAGTTTGATTATGATATCAATCAAGAGTTCTTTCtgtttgttcaatttttttttatgtatagaGTTATCCAACATTTGTGTTGGCGGGAGGTAGAGCTGGACAATGGACATATATTCTACATTGAAGTTTGATTACGATACCAGATCAAACTACGAAACTTTGATATTTGTTATCTAGCTACTTTCAATTACTAAATTACgaaatcaaattttgattctaattttattttatgattttttcatgtgtattaatTAAGTGCCACCAAAAATTGCAAATGTAAAAGGACATTTATTATAAGCTTCTAATGTttgcttttttaaaaatgtaagaCTAGTTTGTAAATGCATGGTGATGGAGAAATAACTTGtagatttaatttaattataatatttagaaGTTTGAGAACTCTAATAATTGGTTTGATTAGTTTAATTATGTCAATGATTATGCTTccactaaaaaaagaaaaaaggcatcttttatcttttgtaaTGTAACACAACTATATTATTAtactatatagtatatataggtGCTCCTCTTGCCAGCAAGTGAGCCACTTTAATATAGTAATAAcaatctttactttttttttagtttgtttaaaaaaatagcattttctttaatttatttggagattgttaaattatttttttttgatgatataCTTTTAagtattatatgaatataattacagtttatttaatttaatccgCGATAAACACTCTGTCATTCGCCTCTCTCTCCAGAAATCTCATTCGTCActctccctcgcctctctcactttacattaacacaaatgtataaattgtgtttgtataaagagaaagaaagttgtatatacaaatacatatctcgtcctatacatttataattatacaatacaaatattcccCTGCCTAgttcttttttatctttcttgctttatacaaaatacaatgtataatttgtatTGTGTAAAGtaagcgagcgagagagagagaattttttgaacacaaatgttttaattcgattcaaatGTATGCAAGTTCAAATTTTATGCAGATATACAAGCACAGTCATTGATACATatgcatattatatatatatatatatatatatatatatataaaattatttaaccgatatacatatacaatcgTTGCGTTTTTTATAGAAACGAGATGTCTGCCTACAATTTATACAAATGAAATGTTCTATAGCAAACATAGTTTGCTATGTCGTGCGAATAGCAAAGCTTTGGCTATATAGCGCTGATGTgatttttgtgtttgctaaaccTAAAATTTATTCGATTATTTTTAGTCGAGACCGACCAAATGTGTAACTTGGTTGTCAAATCTAAGCCCATATTTCTAACATATGTCCGGCCCATCAATTTTATAATGGATATTTTCATAGGCCCAATTTGATTCCAGAGGATTCAACCGCCAGCTTTCTTCTCCAACGAAGAATTGTGTGTTAGTAAGAACCCTAATCCCTTTTTTGAATGATTATTCATAAATTAAGCTTGTAAATGTCATTTTATGCTTCTAATTGGATGTTCTTTTgagttgattttcatttttgtagCTTACAGTTTGAGATTTGCTTATGTTGTAGACTCTATTATGGATGGAATATGTTAATTCTGTCTTTAGAATAAGAGAATTAGCATTTATATATCAATTGGCTGTCTTACAGgatattgagtttttttttaaaaaataatattaaagttcCTAGCTTTCTGCTCTTTTGGTGATTCGAACTTATAATTGTAGAGTTGAAGGTAGAGGATGCTTACTATCCGAGCATTGAGCAACCCCTTTTTGTTGAATAGTGAGTTGAATGTTTAAGTTAGCTGTTTCTGTTATggatgtttatttattggtgaAGCAATAACAGCATCAGCCAGCCTTCACTGCTTTCTCCACCAAGAAATCTGACCAGAAAAAATCCACTTTCCAGTTTTCCTACTTATGTTTTCGTGCACTTTTGTCCAGCCATCTGTTTTTTATTGCCGATGTCTATCGGAAACAGCTCTCTACCTCAGAGGTAGCGGTAAGGTCtgtgtacactctaccctccaaAGACAAACACTTTTTTGTACGAAGTTTTGTTGTTTCTTATTGTAATTAGAATTGAGAATTTGAGAATTGGGTTTTAAAGATAGGTTCTTTATgagaaaacaatattttttgataGGTTCTTTATAGTCGATCTCTTTTTCTGGTAAATCCAAGTTCCTTTTCCTTCACTGGCATTCTGCTAATGTGGcaaatttcttgatttatctCTTCCTCTATAGCAGCAGCATCAGAtaggttgatttttttttctttattcgatttccttcttttcttgATGTTGCATTTGCAGAAATTGACCTCTTAACAAAAAGTTACTGTAATCAATGTTTAATGTGATCATCATATTTGTTTTACAGGTGACAAAGAGATGAAGTTTctataaattgattttatacATGGAGGAGAGCCATGGCATTTGCAAGCTTTAATGGCTCTCTCAAAGAGATATGAGGAGGTGTTCTGCTTTTGTTTTTCCTTACCATAGTCAAGTCTTGTCTTATCAT
The window above is part of the Solanum pennellii chromosome 5, SPENNV200 genome. Proteins encoded here:
- the LOC107020521 gene encoding wall-associated receptor kinase 4 is translated as MNFLISCIIFILLLPSLITSQTCQKSCGNIPIKYPFGTGPGCGDPRFQPYVICNNQQLSFKTHTGCYPVTSIDYDHQIMYITDPSMSTCACTQPSKGFSLDANAPFTFHDQTVFALLDCATDSSSIYKSNNEGTNSTFPMCDSQGAPVCGLLYSCQAISRLNLPISTCCVYTPVDLGPAFEMDLNKLQCSSYSALYGFSGEELNPQVWKYGIALKYKFNFNNDYPDMCANCEKSNGVCGYGGPYSSFVCNCPSGFNTTNDCFLGSSWSNSFRNVPWHIGVLLINALGLFIVFVLMYDVTIFCWF